Proteins co-encoded in one Fusarium musae strain F31 chromosome 3, whole genome shotgun sequence genomic window:
- a CDS encoding hypothetical protein (EggNog:ENOG41) produces the protein MAALFSGAVYGASTIAAGVYLPSTIINQFKFQDWHMMQTSLGAVASSAYGYVKIKPRSSSPIGLFGQYDGNVIGGFLLGAGMALSGSCPGTLFAQVGAGLRTGFYTLGGAILGGLAYTGYVAQAAKTQREKVGAQPETVTLDENLGLSNDTTVALFESVCLSLIGASVAYTTGSDWSLYSAGGGLFIGLSQLFSILVRRSMIGISGSYEEVGNHFWWLTRDAPWPTSRQNTLFAVGMTSGAWVLAKVLPSFVKGHVVETEPLLAGVGGFLMIVGSRLAGGCPSGHGVSGLSLMSTSSLVTMSTAFVAGSLVAPLFH, from the exons ATGGCCGCATTATTCTCGGGCGCCGTCTATGGCGCCTCTACGATAGCCGCTGGCGTCTATTTGCCCTCAACAATCATCAATCAGTTCAAGTTCCAGGATTGGCATATGATGCAAACCTCTCTCGGTGCGGTTGCAAGCAGCGC ATACGGCTACGTTAAGATTAAGCCTAGAAGCTCATCACCGATTGGACTCTTTGGACAGTATGACGGTAATGTCATAGGCGGATTCCTCCTTGGAGCTGGCATGGCTCTTTCAGGATCTTGTCCAGGTACTCTGTTCGCACAAGTCGGAGCTGGTCTGAGGACTGGTTTTTATACTCTCGGAGGTGCTATTCTTGGAGGTCTCGCCTATACAGGTTATGTCGCGCAAGCAGCCAAGACTCAGAGGGAGAAGGTGGGTGCACAGCCCGAGACAGTAACGCTTGATGAGAACCTTGGGCTTTCCAACGATACAACTGTTGCTCTCTTCGAATCTGTTTGTCTATCTCTCATTGGCGCTTCTGTTGCCTACACTACTGGCTCCGATTGGTCACTTTACTcagctggtggtggtctctTCATCGGTCTCTCGCAACTCTTCTCAATTCTTGTCCGTCGCTCTATGATCGGCATATCAGGCTCGTACGAAGAAGTGGGAAACCATTTCTGGTGGCTCACAAGAGATGCCCCTTGGCCAACAAGTCGACAGAACACCCTATTCGCTGTGGGCATGACAAGTGGTGCCTGGGTTCTTGCAAAGGTGCTCCCTTCATTCGTCAAGGGCCATGTCGTCGAGACAGAGCCATTGCTTGCTGGAGTTGGTGGATTTTTGATGATTGTAGGATCAAGGTTAGCAGGGGGATGCCCCTCTGGACATGGCGTTAGTGGTTTATCGTTGATGTCGACATCAAGTCTTGTCACCATGAGCACTGCGTTTGTTGCTGGAAGCTTGGTTGCTCCATTGTTTCACTAG